From the Pongo pygmaeus isolate AG05252 chromosome X, NHGRI_mPonPyg2-v2.0_pri, whole genome shotgun sequence genome, one window contains:
- the LOC129024423 gene encoding variable charge X-linked protein-like yields the protein MSPKPRASGPPAEAKETQKRKSSQPSPSGPKKKTTQVAEKGKAARRGRRGKKRAAKKMAAVTAPEAGSGAAAPGPSDQPSQELPQHELPPEEPVSEGSQHDPLSQETQLEELPSVWTAEYSPISPSSD from the exons ATGAGTCCAAAGCCGAGAGCCTCGGGACCTCCCGCCGAGGCCAAGGAGACACAAAAGAGGAAGTCCTCTCAGCCGAGCCCCAGTGGCCCGAAGAAGAAG ACTACCCAGGTGGCCGAGAAGGGAAAAGCCGCTCGTAGAGGGAGACGCGGAAAGAAAAGGGCTGCGAAAAAGATGGCGGCTGTGACGGCACCTGAGGCGGGGAGCGGAGCAGCGGCACCCGGCCCCAGTGACCAGCCCAGCCAGGAGCTCCCTCAGCACGAGCTGCCACCGGAGGAGCCAGTGAGCGAGGGGTCCCAGCACGACCCACTGAGTCAGGAGACCCAGCTGGAAGAACTACCCAGTGTGTGGACGGCCGAGTACTCCCCTATATCCCCGAGCAGCGACTAA
- the LOC129024426 gene encoding variable charge X-linked protein-like, protein MSPKPRASGPPAEAKETQKRKPSQPSPSGPKKKTTQVAEKGKAARRGRRGKKRAAKKMAAVTAPEAGSGAAAPGPRDQPSQELPQHELPPEEPVSEGSQHDPLSQETQLEELPSVWTAEYSPISLSSD, encoded by the exons ATGAGTCCAAAGCCGAGAGCCTCAGGACCTCCCGCCGAGGCCAAGGAGACACAAAAGAGGAAGCCCTCTCAGCCGAGCCCCAGTGGCCCGAAGAAGAAG ACTACCCAGGTGGCCGAGAAGGGAAAAGCCGCTCGTAGAGGGAGACGCGGAAAGAAAAGGGCTGCGAAAAAGATGGCGGCTGTGACGGCACCTGAGGCGGGGAGCGGAGCAGCGGCACCCGGCCCCCGTGACCAGCCCAGCCAGGAGCTCCCTCAGCACGAGCTGCCACCGGAGGAGCCAGTGAGCGAGGGGTCCCAGCACGACCCACTGAGTCAGGAGACCCAGCTGGAAGAACTACCCAGTGTGTGGACGGCCGAGTACTCCCCTATATCCCTGAGCAGCGACTAA